A genomic region of Eucalyptus grandis isolate ANBG69807.140 chromosome 5, ASM1654582v1, whole genome shotgun sequence contains the following coding sequences:
- the LOC104445959 gene encoding uncharacterized protein LOC104445959 isoform X1, producing METIAHFSHRHLLTICEISEHKEVNCAACEKHCSNESYCCKECKFFLHKSCAELSRELKHDLHPHSLTLCDTVNYGSIYCDGCMKRFRGFTFRCEKCNFDLDIECAQKSTYGSNVKKQIQHFSHGDPLILMEVIDEDKEVWCRACEKRCLNIAYSCDSCQFFLHKSCAELQQELCHPVHSHTLKLCPTVDDDAGLSCDFCGEIFHGFVYQCNECQFHLDVICAQLPSSETRGQKQTDHFGHRHPLTLRLRDDEDDGFKCRACDESIERCLGPVYGCEQCKYFLHESCAELPLEREHFYHEQHPLKLQVAKYHNCALCGNRIEGYTYRCEQCDFDLDVLCAQMTSMRPGEGRVTRTRKKVEDIKKQHFCHEHVLTGSEKSEEDRVFCSGCKKQCSGLTYACDTCKFYLDEACSELPREYEHFFHPLHKLTLQNSHLGVYCRACEKKCCGFTFSCRECKFHMDVVCAMKAKKVTRDPDCYIPHFSHGHPLKITDEEWNTKCLACSKQRLDSGLIYGCKKCGVWLHKSCAELPQKIDRHFFHKKCTGQLNLEVRPTLKPGLRKVKCWACHKECQGFLFRCEICPFKLDVACALMPSIIPEGTQTKHFTGHGHPLQLRQINEDATVRWCSVCENHCVDATYECSLCEFFVHASCTELAPIRHPFHPNHRLELGNKDRFTCKACLKESSGFTYDCHSCPFFSLHVGCANLKPKIQFDAHEHYLCFFDSLYAKVKCNACRGEIVPCSGKKNKGEMEIKEEVVRCVRCNYNRHLVCGPLPCTIKSEDHKHDIQLEDELHEDESGIYYCDACERKRNPEESVYRCTQARCPYVAHFDCMKSEVTRLLKGEQKDVELRTLGTRISGKIMSEDQEITEFEPHGSTDVRREMGTKDVPTLEKLLDVFLEEKQMKFPDAFHILTKEMCGLGLKSFWKPLKGEGSIPKASPFSHQAFSQFRNMLEPETENSHFSMTFFENEVLVEVEGFMVVQSLAPVLKNLLEKQGDISTESRLSSYSKNLIFTMLCGAIRSMSSTKVDHPFFETLFYNWCNHVTMAKHAGFETRFFLGHLDKILRARFAVQANKVQEEKLKELDGQIENCRASLKEWTVKAAELTDARRQYRESAESSLIKVLSIEAESLEGNTVGSALL from the exons ATGGAGACTATTGCACATTTCAGCCACCGACACCTGCTGACAATATGTGAGATCAGCGAGCATAAAGAAGTTAACTGCGCTGCATGCGAGAAGCACTGCTCCAATGAATCTTACTGTTGCAAAGAATGTAAATTTTTTCTCCATAAATCATGTGCGGAGCTTTCGAGAGAGCTCAAACACGATTTACATCCTCACAGTTTAACCCTCTGTGATACTGTAAACTATGGCAGCATCTACTGTGATGGCTGTATGAAGAGATTCCGCGGCTTCACCTTTCGATGTGAGAAGTGCAACTTTGATCTCGATATTGAATGTGCTCAGAAGTCCACCTATGGTTCCAATGTCAAGAAGCAAATTCAGCACTTCAGCCATGGCGATCCCTTAATATTGATGGAGGTGATTGATGAGGATAAAGAAGTTTGGTGCAGAGCTTGCGAAAAACGCTGCTTGAACATTGCATATTCCTGTGACTCATGTCAATTTTTTCTCCACAAGTCATGTGCGGAGTTGCAGCAAGAGCTCTGCCACCCAGTACACTCGCATACCCTAAAGCTCTGCCCAACCGTAGATGATGATGCAGGATTATCATGTGATTTCTGCGGAGAAATCTTTCATGGCTTTGTGTACCAGTGTAATGAATGTCAGTTTCACCTAGATGTGATATGTGCACAACTGCCTTCCAGTGAAACTAGGGGTCAGAAGCAGACAGACCATTTTGGTCACAGGCACCCTTTGACTCTTCGCTTGAGGGATGACGAAGATGATGGTTTTAAATGCAGAGCATGTGATGAGAGCATTGAGAGGTGCTTAGGTCCAGTCTACGGTTGTGAGCAGTGCAAGTATTTTCTCCACGAGTCATGTGCAGAATTACCGTTGGAGCGGGAACACTTCTATCACGAACAGCATCCCCTGAAACTTCAGGTTGCAAAGTACCACAACTGTGCTCTCTGTGGTAACAGAATTGAAGGCTACACGTACCGCTGCGAGCAATGTGACTTTGACCTGGACGTTTTATGTGCTCAGATGACCTCCATGAGACCTGGAGAAGGAAGAGTGACACGTACGAGGAAAAAAGTCGAAGACATAAAAAAGCAACATTTCTGTCATGAACATGTGTTGACAGGTAGCGAGAAGAGCGAAGAGGATAGAGTTTTTTGCAGCGGATGCAAGAAACAGTGCTCCGGTCTAACCTATGCATGTGACACGTGTAAGTTTTATCTCGATGAAGCGTGCTCTGAGTTACCCAGAGAGTACGAACACTTCTTCCATCCGCTCCACAAGCTCACCCTCCAGAATAGCCATTTGGGGGTTTACTGTAGAGCCTGCGAAAAAAAGTGCTGTGGCTTTACCTTCTCTTGCAGGGAATGCAAGTTCCATATGGATGTTGTGTGCGCTATGAAGGCCAAAAAAGTAACTCGCGATCCGGATTGCTATATTCCACACTTCAGTCATGGGCATCCCCTAAAAATCACTGATGAGGAGTGGAACACTAAGTGTTTAGCTTGCAGTAAACAGCGCTTGGACTCGGGCCTAATATATGGTTGCAAGAAGTGCGGGGTGTGGCTTCATAAGTCATGCGCTGAATTACCACAGAAGATCGATCGTCActtctttcataaaaaatgcACAGGTCAACTCAACTTGGAAGTTCGACCCACCCTGAAGCCCGGGCTAAGAAAGGTAAAGTGCTGGGCCTGTCACAAAGAATGCCAGGGGTTTTTATTCCGCTGTGAGATCTGTCCGTTCAAGTTGGACGTAGCATGCGCTTTAATGCCCTCTATCATTCCTGAAGGTACTCAGACAAAACATTTTACCGGGCATGGGCACCCTTTACAGCTACgtcaaatcaatgaagatgctACAGTTCGCTGGTGCTCTGTATGTGAGAACCATTGCGTCGATGCAACGTATGAGTGCAGTCTATGTGAGTTCTTTGTCCATGCATCCTGCACAGAACTGGCTCCAATCCGTCATCCTTTTCATCCTAACCACCGGTTAGAGCTGGGCAACAAAGACAGATTCACGTGTAAAGCCTGTCTCAAAGAAAGTTCTGGCTTCACTTATGATTGCCATTCATGCCCCTTCTTCAGCCTCCATGTTGGCTGTGCAAATCTAAAGCCCAAAATACAATTTGATGCTCATGAGCACTACCTTTGTTTCTTTGACAGTTTATATGCCAAAGTAAAGTGCAATGCCTGCAGAGGAGAAATAGTCCCATGTTCCGGCAAGAAAAACAAAGGGGAAATGGAAATCAAAGAAGAAGTCGTTCGCTGTGTTCGTTGTAATTACAATCGACATCTTGTATGTGGTCCATTACCTTGCACAATCAAATCTGAGGACCACAAACATGACATCCAACTTGAGGATGAGCTTCATGAAGATGAGTCAGGCATATACTATTGTGATGCTTGTGAGAGAAAAAGGAATCCAGAAGAGAGCGTCTACAGATGTACACAAGCACGATGCCCATATGTTGCTCATTTTGATTGCATGAAATCTGAG GTCACACGTTTATTGAAGGGAGAGCAGAAAGATGTAGAGTTAAGAACTCTTGGCACACGAATTTCTGGGAAAATAATGAGTGAAGACCAGGAGATAACCGAGTTCGAACCTCATGGTTCAACTGATGTTAGAAGGGAAATGGGCACTAAAGATGTACCCACATTGGAGAAGTTACTAGATGTTTTCCTTGAAGAGAAGCAAATGAAATTCCCAGATGCTTTTCATATCTTGACCAAGGAAATGTGTGGCTTAGGACTTAAATCTTTCTGGAAGCCACTGAAAGGTGAGGGCAGCATTCCAAAAGCTTCCCCATTTTCGCATCAAGCTTTCTCCCAGTTCAGGAACATGCTAGAGCCCGAGACAGAGAACTCACATTTCTCGATGACATTTTTCGAAAACGAGGTGCTTGTTGAAGTTGAGGGATTCATGGTCGTCCAAAGCCTAGCCCCAGTCCTAAAAAATTTGCTGGAGAAGCAAGGAGATATAAGCACGGAGTCTCGGTTGAGTTCATATTCAAAGAACCTGATCTTCACTATGCTGTGTGGGGCAATACGGAGCATGTCCAGCACAAAAGTTGACCATCCCTTCTTCGAGACCTTGTTCTATAATTGGTGCAACCATGTTACAATGGCCAAGCACGCTGGGTTCGAAACCCGGTTTTTCTTGGGTCATCTGGACAAAATCTTGCGAGCTCGCTTTGCTGTCCAAGCAAACAAAGTTCAGGAAGAAAAGCTGAAAGAGTTGGATGGTCAAATCGAAAACTGTCGGGCATCCTTGAAGGAATGGACAGTGAAAGCAGCAGAACTGACCGATGCACGCAGGCAGTATCGTGAATCTGCAGAATCAAGCTTAATAAAGGTGCTGTCGATTGAGGCAGAGAGTCTTGAGGGTAACACGGTCGGCTCTGCTCTGTTATGA
- the LOC120293555 gene encoding probable disease resistance protein At4g19060 yields the protein MEHGKYSCPAFRLPFPATTKLHNGPRVRFYRRFTELESLLDKIKASESPARKSIKEELYCLNNVLEECQVLARKKRLSLPTILSPSKFQISRTLDKIKHQIDQSIANSQETCILPQNLEASRGSSTWVDLSRVRGFDSEVVNLETKLLRPGKPSDSSQAIAIIGTSGIGKTTLAQLVYNKQEVKAHFLPRIWVSLSPQPNEAENTSEAIAKKLLTRLGVETDIISSIDSHGLRGLLYALHLQLLGKRYLIVLDDVRDTNPWHNVWDELPKGNGGSVVITSRTEKVANTMDGEDNVIRLQPLTNPESCWCIFRDEVEKDGEKLNDDEIRKLKPAVTKKSAGLPLAAKVTGEIFYEKRKAKEVGEHGEIHPQES from the exons ATGGAGCATGGAAAATATTCATGCCCTGCATTTAGGCTGCCATTTCCAGCAAC AACGAAGTTGCACAACGGCCCAAGAGTTCGATTCTATCGCCGTTTCACAGAACTGGAGTCTCTGCTCGACAAAATCAAAGCGTCTGAGTCCCCTGCACGGAAATCAATCAAAGAGGAGCTCTACTGCCTCAATAATGTCTTGGAAGAGTGCCAAGTGCTAGCAAGGAAGAAACGCCTCTCTCTTCCAACAATTCTAAGTccctcaaaatttcaaatcagtAGAACCTTGGACAAGATCAAACACCAGATCGACCAATCCATAGCAAATTCGCAAGAGACCTGTATTCTGCCACAGAATCTAGAAGCTTCTCGAGGAAGCTCCACATGGGTCGATCTGTCAAGAGTCCGTGGTTTCGACAGTGAAGTGGTGAATTTGGAGACAAAGCTTCTGCGACCAGGAAAACCATCCGACTCTTCCCAAGCAATAGCAATCATCGGCACAAGCGGCATCGGAAAAACAACACTAGCCCAATTGGTATACAACAAACAGGAAGTGAAGGCACACTTCCTTCCAAGAATCTGGGTATCATTATCCCCACAACCTAACGAGGCCGAGAACACAAGCGAGGCTATCGCCAAGAAGTTACTGACCCGTCTAGGAGTTGAAACGGACATAATCAGCTCGATTGACAGCCATGGCCTCCGCGGCCTACTCTACGCTCTCCACCTGCAACTACTGGGCAAAAGGTATTTGATAGTGCTCGATGACGTGCGGGACACTAACCCATGGCACAACGTCTGGGATGAGTTGCCCAAAGGTAATGGCGGTTCAGTCGTTATCACAAGCAGGACAGAGAAAGTGGCCAACACCATGGATGGGGAAGACAATGTGATCCGCCTGCAGCCCCTCACAAACCCTGAGAGCTGCTGGTGTATATTCAGGGATGAGGTCGAGAAAGATGGGGAAAAATTGAATGATGACGAAATCAGGAAGCTGAAACCAGCAGTCACAAAGAAGAGTGCTGGTCTGCCACTGGCTGCAAAAGTTACGGGGGAGATTTTCTATGAGAAGCGCAAAGCCAAGGAGGTGGGTGAGCATGGTGAGATTCATCCTCAAGAGTCCTAG
- the LOC104445959 gene encoding uncharacterized protein LOC104445959 isoform X2, whose amino-acid sequence MKRFRGFTFRCEKCNFDLDIECAQKSTYGSNVKKQIQHFSHGDPLILMEVIDEDKEVWCRACEKRCLNIAYSCDSCQFFLHKSCAELQQELCHPVHSHTLKLCPTVDDDAGLSCDFCGEIFHGFVYQCNECQFHLDVICAQLPSSETRGQKQTDHFGHRHPLTLRLRDDEDDGFKCRACDESIERCLGPVYGCEQCKYFLHESCAELPLEREHFYHEQHPLKLQVAKYHNCALCGNRIEGYTYRCEQCDFDLDVLCAQMTSMRPGEGRVTRTRKKVEDIKKQHFCHEHVLTGSEKSEEDRVFCSGCKKQCSGLTYACDTCKFYLDEACSELPREYEHFFHPLHKLTLQNSHLGVYCRACEKKCCGFTFSCRECKFHMDVVCAMKAKKVTRDPDCYIPHFSHGHPLKITDEEWNTKCLACSKQRLDSGLIYGCKKCGVWLHKSCAELPQKIDRHFFHKKCTGQLNLEVRPTLKPGLRKVKCWACHKECQGFLFRCEICPFKLDVACALMPSIIPEGTQTKHFTGHGHPLQLRQINEDATVRWCSVCENHCVDATYECSLCEFFVHASCTELAPIRHPFHPNHRLELGNKDRFTCKACLKESSGFTYDCHSCPFFSLHVGCANLKPKIQFDAHEHYLCFFDSLYAKVKCNACRGEIVPCSGKKNKGEMEIKEEVVRCVRCNYNRHLVCGPLPCTIKSEDHKHDIQLEDELHEDESGIYYCDACERKRNPEESVYRCTQARCPYVAHFDCMKSEVTRLLKGEQKDVELRTLGTRISGKIMSEDQEITEFEPHGSTDVRREMGTKDVPTLEKLLDVFLEEKQMKFPDAFHILTKEMCGLGLKSFWKPLKGEGSIPKASPFSHQAFSQFRNMLEPETENSHFSMTFFENEVLVEVEGFMVVQSLAPVLKNLLEKQGDISTESRLSSYSKNLIFTMLCGAIRSMSSTKVDHPFFETLFYNWCNHVTMAKHAGFETRFFLGHLDKILRARFAVQANKVQEEKLKELDGQIENCRASLKEWTVKAAELTDARRQYRESAESSLIKVLSIEAESLEGNTVGSALL is encoded by the exons ATGAAGAGATTCCGCGGCTTCACCTTTCGATGTGAGAAGTGCAACTTTGATCTCGATATTGAATGTGCTCAGAAGTCCACCTATGGTTCCAATGTCAAGAAGCAAATTCAGCACTTCAGCCATGGCGATCCCTTAATATTGATGGAGGTGATTGATGAGGATAAAGAAGTTTGGTGCAGAGCTTGCGAAAAACGCTGCTTGAACATTGCATATTCCTGTGACTCATGTCAATTTTTTCTCCACAAGTCATGTGCGGAGTTGCAGCAAGAGCTCTGCCACCCAGTACACTCGCATACCCTAAAGCTCTGCCCAACCGTAGATGATGATGCAGGATTATCATGTGATTTCTGCGGAGAAATCTTTCATGGCTTTGTGTACCAGTGTAATGAATGTCAGTTTCACCTAGATGTGATATGTGCACAACTGCCTTCCAGTGAAACTAGGGGTCAGAAGCAGACAGACCATTTTGGTCACAGGCACCCTTTGACTCTTCGCTTGAGGGATGACGAAGATGATGGTTTTAAATGCAGAGCATGTGATGAGAGCATTGAGAGGTGCTTAGGTCCAGTCTACGGTTGTGAGCAGTGCAAGTATTTTCTCCACGAGTCATGTGCAGAATTACCGTTGGAGCGGGAACACTTCTATCACGAACAGCATCCCCTGAAACTTCAGGTTGCAAAGTACCACAACTGTGCTCTCTGTGGTAACAGAATTGAAGGCTACACGTACCGCTGCGAGCAATGTGACTTTGACCTGGACGTTTTATGTGCTCAGATGACCTCCATGAGACCTGGAGAAGGAAGAGTGACACGTACGAGGAAAAAAGTCGAAGACATAAAAAAGCAACATTTCTGTCATGAACATGTGTTGACAGGTAGCGAGAAGAGCGAAGAGGATAGAGTTTTTTGCAGCGGATGCAAGAAACAGTGCTCCGGTCTAACCTATGCATGTGACACGTGTAAGTTTTATCTCGATGAAGCGTGCTCTGAGTTACCCAGAGAGTACGAACACTTCTTCCATCCGCTCCACAAGCTCACCCTCCAGAATAGCCATTTGGGGGTTTACTGTAGAGCCTGCGAAAAAAAGTGCTGTGGCTTTACCTTCTCTTGCAGGGAATGCAAGTTCCATATGGATGTTGTGTGCGCTATGAAGGCCAAAAAAGTAACTCGCGATCCGGATTGCTATATTCCACACTTCAGTCATGGGCATCCCCTAAAAATCACTGATGAGGAGTGGAACACTAAGTGTTTAGCTTGCAGTAAACAGCGCTTGGACTCGGGCCTAATATATGGTTGCAAGAAGTGCGGGGTGTGGCTTCATAAGTCATGCGCTGAATTACCACAGAAGATCGATCGTCActtctttcataaaaaatgcACAGGTCAACTCAACTTGGAAGTTCGACCCACCCTGAAGCCCGGGCTAAGAAAGGTAAAGTGCTGGGCCTGTCACAAAGAATGCCAGGGGTTTTTATTCCGCTGTGAGATCTGTCCGTTCAAGTTGGACGTAGCATGCGCTTTAATGCCCTCTATCATTCCTGAAGGTACTCAGACAAAACATTTTACCGGGCATGGGCACCCTTTACAGCTACgtcaaatcaatgaagatgctACAGTTCGCTGGTGCTCTGTATGTGAGAACCATTGCGTCGATGCAACGTATGAGTGCAGTCTATGTGAGTTCTTTGTCCATGCATCCTGCACAGAACTGGCTCCAATCCGTCATCCTTTTCATCCTAACCACCGGTTAGAGCTGGGCAACAAAGACAGATTCACGTGTAAAGCCTGTCTCAAAGAAAGTTCTGGCTTCACTTATGATTGCCATTCATGCCCCTTCTTCAGCCTCCATGTTGGCTGTGCAAATCTAAAGCCCAAAATACAATTTGATGCTCATGAGCACTACCTTTGTTTCTTTGACAGTTTATATGCCAAAGTAAAGTGCAATGCCTGCAGAGGAGAAATAGTCCCATGTTCCGGCAAGAAAAACAAAGGGGAAATGGAAATCAAAGAAGAAGTCGTTCGCTGTGTTCGTTGTAATTACAATCGACATCTTGTATGTGGTCCATTACCTTGCACAATCAAATCTGAGGACCACAAACATGACATCCAACTTGAGGATGAGCTTCATGAAGATGAGTCAGGCATATACTATTGTGATGCTTGTGAGAGAAAAAGGAATCCAGAAGAGAGCGTCTACAGATGTACACAAGCACGATGCCCATATGTTGCTCATTTTGATTGCATGAAATCTGAG GTCACACGTTTATTGAAGGGAGAGCAGAAAGATGTAGAGTTAAGAACTCTTGGCACACGAATTTCTGGGAAAATAATGAGTGAAGACCAGGAGATAACCGAGTTCGAACCTCATGGTTCAACTGATGTTAGAAGGGAAATGGGCACTAAAGATGTACCCACATTGGAGAAGTTACTAGATGTTTTCCTTGAAGAGAAGCAAATGAAATTCCCAGATGCTTTTCATATCTTGACCAAGGAAATGTGTGGCTTAGGACTTAAATCTTTCTGGAAGCCACTGAAAGGTGAGGGCAGCATTCCAAAAGCTTCCCCATTTTCGCATCAAGCTTTCTCCCAGTTCAGGAACATGCTAGAGCCCGAGACAGAGAACTCACATTTCTCGATGACATTTTTCGAAAACGAGGTGCTTGTTGAAGTTGAGGGATTCATGGTCGTCCAAAGCCTAGCCCCAGTCCTAAAAAATTTGCTGGAGAAGCAAGGAGATATAAGCACGGAGTCTCGGTTGAGTTCATATTCAAAGAACCTGATCTTCACTATGCTGTGTGGGGCAATACGGAGCATGTCCAGCACAAAAGTTGACCATCCCTTCTTCGAGACCTTGTTCTATAATTGGTGCAACCATGTTACAATGGCCAAGCACGCTGGGTTCGAAACCCGGTTTTTCTTGGGTCATCTGGACAAAATCTTGCGAGCTCGCTTTGCTGTCCAAGCAAACAAAGTTCAGGAAGAAAAGCTGAAAGAGTTGGATGGTCAAATCGAAAACTGTCGGGCATCCTTGAAGGAATGGACAGTGAAAGCAGCAGAACTGACCGATGCACGCAGGCAGTATCGTGAATCTGCAGAATCAAGCTTAATAAAGGTGCTGTCGATTGAGGCAGAGAGTCTTGAGGGTAACACGGTCGGCTCTGCTCTGTTATGA